The following coding sequences lie in one Isoptericola variabilis 225 genomic window:
- a CDS encoding phosphoribosylaminoimidazolesuccinocarboxamide synthase: MRENPTDAFAGGPLDLPGWRHVYSGKVRDLYEPDLPALGGAHPLGDVVLVVASDRVSAYDHVLSPGIPDKGVVLTQLSLWWFEQLADVVENHVVSTAVSAEPGDGLVPDVVAGRAMVCRRLRMFPVECVVRGYLTGSGLAEYRASGEVTGIPLPEGLVDGSRLPEPIFTPATKAEVGEHDENVTFEEVVRRIGPDDAARLRDLTLAIYARAEEIARERGVILADTKLEFGIDPATGATVLGDEVLTPDSSRFWPADLWEPGRPQPSFDKQFVRDWLTSPDSGWDRASDTPPPALPDDVVRRTRERYLEAYERLTGRPLS, encoded by the coding sequence ATGCGCGAGAACCCCACCGACGCCTTCGCCGGCGGCCCGCTCGACCTGCCGGGCTGGCGCCACGTCTACTCGGGCAAGGTGCGCGACCTGTACGAGCCGGACCTGCCCGCGCTGGGCGGCGCGCACCCCCTCGGCGACGTCGTGCTCGTCGTCGCGTCCGACCGCGTCTCGGCGTACGACCACGTGCTCAGCCCCGGCATCCCGGACAAGGGCGTGGTGCTCACGCAGCTGAGCCTGTGGTGGTTCGAGCAGCTCGCGGACGTCGTGGAGAACCACGTCGTGTCGACCGCGGTCAGCGCCGAGCCGGGCGACGGGCTCGTGCCCGACGTCGTCGCCGGGCGTGCGATGGTCTGCCGCCGGCTGCGGATGTTCCCCGTGGAATGCGTGGTGCGCGGGTACCTCACCGGGTCGGGGCTCGCGGAGTACCGCGCGAGCGGCGAGGTCACGGGCATCCCGCTGCCGGAGGGCCTGGTCGACGGCTCGCGCCTGCCCGAGCCGATCTTCACGCCCGCGACCAAGGCGGAGGTCGGCGAGCACGACGAGAACGTCACGTTCGAGGAGGTCGTGCGCCGCATCGGGCCCGACGACGCCGCGCGCCTGCGCGACCTGACGCTCGCGATCTACGCCCGCGCCGAGGAGATCGCGCGTGAGCGCGGCGTGATCCTCGCCGACACCAAGCTCGAGTTCGGTATCGACCCCGCGACGGGCGCGACCGTGCTCGGCGACGAGGTGCTCACGCCGGACTCGTCGCGGTTCTGGCCCGCCGACCTCTGGGAGCCCGGCCGCCCGCAGCCGAGCTTCGACAAGCAGTTCGTGCGCGACTGGCTGACCTCGCCGGACTCCGGCTGGGACCGCGCGTCGGACACGCCGCCGCCCGCGCTGCCCGACGACGTCGTGCGGCGCACACGCGAGCGCTACCTCGAGGCGTACGAGCGGCTGACGGGCCGTCCGCTGTCCTGA
- a CDS encoding Crp/Fnr family transcriptional regulator — MASDVAPADVWPPVSFLGRVPEQDRARLGAAGARLRVARGTELQRQGTLPDDLLVLVDGAAEAVHLARDGHTVRMAAFGPGDAMDLTEVCVGRAALTTVRTLVRSAVLEVPVAAFRRLVIESPALAEAVIHALGAQAHDDERHRLSQVLGSTRRLVGHWILALAERSGTRAADGTVVVRCTQSELASWAGLSREAVVKHLHALRADGLVATGRNHVTVLDVDRLRAELG; from the coding sequence ATGGCGAGCGATGTCGCGCCGGCGGACGTGTGGCCGCCGGTGTCCTTCCTCGGCCGCGTCCCGGAGCAGGACCGGGCACGGCTCGGTGCGGCGGGCGCCCGTCTCCGTGTCGCTCGGGGCACCGAGCTCCAGCGCCAGGGCACCCTCCCGGACGACCTCCTGGTCCTCGTCGACGGCGCCGCCGAGGCGGTCCACCTGGCGCGCGACGGTCACACGGTCCGCATGGCGGCGTTCGGGCCGGGCGACGCGATGGACCTCACCGAGGTCTGCGTCGGGCGCGCCGCGCTCACGACGGTGCGGACGCTGGTCCGCAGCGCGGTCCTCGAGGTCCCCGTGGCCGCCTTCCGTCGCCTCGTGATCGAGTCGCCCGCGCTCGCCGAGGCGGTGATCCACGCCCTCGGTGCGCAGGCGCACGACGACGAGCGGCACCGCCTCAGCCAGGTCCTGGGCAGCACGCGACGCCTCGTGGGGCACTGGATCCTCGCGCTCGCCGAGCGGTCGGGCACGCGCGCGGCCGACGGCACGGTCGTGGTGCGCTGCACGCAGAGCGAGCTGGCGTCCTGGGCCGGGCTGTCGCGCGAGGCCGTCGTCAAGCACCTGCACGCGCTGCGCGCGGACGGGCTCGTCGCCACCGGGCGCAACCACGTCACCGTGCTCGACGTCGACCGGCTGCGCGCCGAGCTCGGCTGA
- a CDS encoding collagen binding domain-containing protein: protein MADTRSPRSGPAVDGGADEEEEHPNNKSDLLNIGVYEEDGDPGFLHLFWTRVAEPSGTTLMDFELNQSGTDCGNGVNKVRTAGDLLLEYRIEQGGASAQILAREWTGTAWGTEQDLTAIGQATGTINSSPISAANTGGVSNVNLNARTFGEASIDLDFLFDPGECRSFGTAFLKSRSSTSFTSQLKDYIEPVSVNISNCGSITVVNQTQPAGVADMFGFTTTGGLSPATFDLGSGGSRTYNDVLAGTYTVSEDADAPGELISIVCTGGSDTSTAGRTATINLAADENVTCTFTNRLFGSILVHKLDDNSQPLAGAGFTITPGDIAMTGSGTGVFCSDVPYGTYTVTETTVPPGYTGGAPQQVTVNTSTTCADRVAGGTPDATFTNVQQHKVIVLTCHQATGQLVASTVTHDGQTINTIVQAPAGTTEAALCGIAGFSGLPHGATSLSVDVGHDETP from the coding sequence GTCGACGGGGGCGCCGACGAGGAGGAAGAACACCCCAACAACAAGAGCGACCTGCTCAACATTGGCGTCTACGAGGAGGATGGCGACCCCGGGTTCCTGCACCTGTTCTGGACCCGTGTCGCGGAGCCCAGCGGCACCACGCTCATGGACTTCGAGCTCAACCAGTCTGGCACCGACTGCGGCAACGGCGTCAACAAGGTCCGCACCGCCGGCGACCTGCTGCTCGAGTACCGCATCGAGCAGGGCGGCGCCTCGGCGCAGATCCTGGCCCGCGAGTGGACCGGCACGGCATGGGGTACCGAGCAGGACCTCACCGCGATCGGCCAGGCGACCGGCACGATCAACAGCTCGCCGATCAGCGCGGCCAACACCGGCGGCGTCAGCAACGTCAACCTCAACGCCCGCACGTTCGGCGAGGCGTCGATCGACCTCGACTTCCTGTTCGACCCGGGCGAGTGCCGCTCCTTCGGCACGGCGTTCCTCAAGAGCCGGTCGTCGACGTCGTTCACGTCCCAGCTCAAGGACTACATCGAGCCCGTGTCGGTCAACATCTCCAACTGCGGCAGCATCACGGTCGTCAACCAGACGCAGCCGGCCGGGGTCGCCGACATGTTCGGCTTCACGACGACGGGCGGCCTGTCGCCGGCGACGTTCGACCTCGGGTCGGGCGGATCGCGGACGTACAACGACGTGCTCGCGGGCACGTACACGGTGTCCGAGGACGCCGACGCGCCCGGTGAGCTCATCTCGATCGTCTGCACCGGCGGGAGCGACACGTCGACCGCGGGCCGCACCGCGACGATCAACCTCGCGGCCGACGAGAACGTCACGTGCACCTTCACCAACCGGCTGTTCGGCTCGATCCTCGTGCACAAGCTCGACGACAACAGCCAGCCGCTCGCGGGCGCAGGCTTCACCATCACCCCGGGCGACATCGCGATGACAGGCTCCGGCACCGGCGTCTTCTGCTCCGACGTGCCCTACGGCACCTACACCGTCACCGAGACGACGGTGCCGCCGGGCTACACCGGTGGCGCTCCGCAGCAGGTCACCGTCAACACGAGCACCACGTGCGCCGACCGGGTGGCCGGCGGTACGCCGGACGCGACGTTCACCAACGTCCAGCAGCACAAGGTCATCGTGCTGACCTGCCACCAGGCCACGGGCCAGCTCGTCGCCAGCACCGTCACCCACGACGGCCAGACGATCAACACGATCGTCCAGGCGCCGGCGGGCACCACGGAGGCCGCCCTCTGCGGCATCGCAGGCTTCTCCGGTCTGCCGCACGGCGCCACCAGCCTGTCGGTGGACGTGGGCCACGACGAGACACCGTGA